One stretch of Prunus persica cultivar Lovell chromosome G1, Prunus_persica_NCBIv2, whole genome shotgun sequence DNA includes these proteins:
- the LOC18792140 gene encoding sucrose transport protein SUC3 isoform X2, which translates to MLFKIWKKAPLHSCRISHDFSFYIGYLLGDTKEHCSTFKGTRTRAAFVFIIGFWLLDLANNTVQGPARALLADLAGPEQRNTANAVFCSWMAVGNILGFSAGASGSWHRWFPFLLSRACCEACGNLKAAFLIAVLFLTLCTLVTIYFADEVPLTTHKTNRLSDAAPLLEDPQQNGLDLSKLKPDKQVIDNANQSRTVNDYERDIHLKEAISKVEEDKNGGFNDGPGAVLVNLLTSLRHLPPAMHSVLIVMALTWLSWFPFFLFDTDWMGREVYHGDPKGNLSEVHAYDQGVREGAFGLLLNSVVLGISSFLIEPMCKRMGSRLVWALSNFIVFACMAGTAIISWISVGGYSKGIEHVIGGNENIRIASLVVFALLGFPLAITYSVPFSVTAELTADAGGGQGLAIGVLNLAIVVPQMIVSLGAGPWDALFGGGNIPAFVLASFAALAGGVFAVRRLPNLSSNSFKSTGFHFG; encoded by the exons ATGCTCTTTAAAATTTGGAAGAAGGCGCCCCTTCATTCTTGCAGGATCTCTCATGATTTCAGTTTCT ACATTGGATACTTATTAGGAGATACAAAGGAGCATTGCAG CACATTCAAAGGTACCCGGACAAGGGCAGcttttgtatttattattgGGTTTTGGTTGCTGGATCTTGCCAACAATACGGTGCAG GGACCAGCTCGTGCTCTTCTGGCTGATCTAGCAG GCCCTGAACAACGTAACACTGCAAATGCTGTGTTTTGCTCATGGATGGCCGTTGGTAACATCCTAGGATTTTCTGCCGGTGCAAGTGGAAGTTGGCACAG ATGGTTTCCTTTCTTGTTGAGTAGAGCTTGCTGTGAAGCTTGTGGAAATCTTAAAGCAGCATTTCTTATTGCAGTG CTCTTTCTCACTTTGTGTACGCTTGTTACCATATATTTTGCTGATGAGGTTCCACTCACTACGCATAAGACCAACCGTTTATCGGATGCTGCTCCTTTATTGGAGGATCCCCAACAAAATGGCCTTGATCTTTCAAAATTAAAGCCTGATAAGCAAGTTATAGATAATGCAAATCAAAGCAGAACTGTGAATGACTATGAAAGGGATATACATCTAAAGGAGGCCATCTCAAAAGTTGAAGAAGATAAGAATGGTGGTTTTAATGACGGACCTGGGGCCGTTTTAGTCAATCTATTGACCAGTTTAAGGCATTTACCACCAGCAATGCATTCAGTACTCATTGTTATGGCTCTTACCTGG TTATCCTGGTttccattctttctttttgataCGGATTGGATGGGAAGGGAAGTATATCATGGGGATCCGAAAGGGAACTTGTCCGAAGTACATGCTTATGATCAGGGTGTCAGAGAAGGTGCATTCGGTTTATTATTGAATTCC GTTGTTCTTGGCATCAGTTCTTTCCTAATTGAGCCAATGTGCAAGCGGATGGGTTCAAGACTAGTGTGGGCATTGAGCAATTTTATTGTGTTTGCCTGCATGGCAGGCACTGCTATCATAAGTTGGATATCTGTTGGAGGATATTCTAAAGGGATTGAACACGTAATTGGGGGGAATGAAAATATCAGGATTGCTTCCCTGGTTGTTTTTGCTCTTCTTGGCTTCCCTCTTGCT ATTACCTACAGCGTTCCCTTTTCGGTTACAGCTGAGTTGACTGCGGACGCAGGTGGTGGCCAAG GACTGGCTATTGGAGTGCTTAATCTCGCAATTGTTGTTCCACAG ATGATTGTGTCTCTTGGTGCGGGGCCATGGGATGCTTTATTTGGGGGAGGAAATATACCTGCCTTTGTCTTGGCTTCCTTTGCTGCCCTCGCTGGTGGCGTTTTCGCAGTTCGCAGGCTACCAAACCTTTCGAGCAATTCTTTCAAGTCAACTGGTTTTCACTTTGGCTAA
- the LOC18792206 gene encoding homeobox-leucine zipper protein ATHB-13, whose translation MTGNGMAFFSANFMLQTPHDHDDHQPPTSLNPMLPSCTPQDFHGVASFLGKRSVSFSGIELGEEAHGEDDLSDDGSQAGEKKRRLNMEQVKTLEKNFELGNKLEPERKMQLARALGLQPRQIAIWFQNRRARWKTKQLEKDYDVLKRQFEAIKADNDALQAQNQKLQAEILALKSREPAESINLNKETEGSCSNRSENNSDIKLDISRTPAIDSPQSTHPNPTSRTLFSSSLIRPPSGVAQLFQNTSRPEVIQCQKIDQMVKEESLTNMFCGIDDQSAGFWPWLETHQFN comes from the exons ATGACGGGCAATGGGATGGCCTTCTTCTCAGCAAATTTCATGCTTCAAACCCCTCACGATCATGACGATCATCAACCTCCCACTTCTCTCAATCCAATGTTGCCTTCCTGCACACCTCAAGATTTTCatg GTGTGGCATCATTTCTAGGAAAGCGATCAGTGTCATTTTCAGGGATTGAATTGGGTGAAGAAGCTCATGGGGAAGATGATTTATCAGATGACGGGTCACAGGcaggagagaagaagaggaggcttAACATGGAACAAGTGAAAACACTTGAGAAGAACTTTGAGTTGGGGAATAAGCTTGAGCCTGAGAGAAAAATGCAGTTGGCCAGGGCTCTTGGCTTGCAGCCAAGACAGATTGCTATATGGTTCCAGAACAGGAGGGCAAGGTGGAAGACAAAGCAATTGGAGAAAGACTATGATGTCCTTAAGAGACAGTTTGAAGCAATCAAAGCAGATAATGATGCCCTCCAAGCTCAGAACCAAAAACTTCAGGCAGAG ATATTGGCATTGAAAAGTAGAGAACCAGCGGAATCTATCAACCTCAACAAAGAGACAGAGGGCTCTTGCAGCAACAGAAGTGAAAACAACTCAGATATCAAGTTGGACATTTCAAGAACGCCAGCTATCGACAGCCCTCAATCTACTCATCCAAATCCAACCAGCAGAACCCTCTTTTCATCCTCTCTAATAAGGCCGCCTTCTGGAGTGGCACAGCTCTTTCAAAACACATCAAGGCCTGAAGTAATCCAATGCCAGAAGATTGATCAGATGGTCAAAGAAGAAAGCTTGACCAACATGTTCTGTGGCATTGATGATCAGTCTGCAGGGTTTTGGCCATGGTTAGAAACACATCAATTCAATTGA
- the LOC18792404 gene encoding transcription factor PRE6 has product MSSRRSSRSRQSGTSRNISDEQITDLVSKLQQLLPEIRNRRSDKVSASKVLQETCNYIRNLHREVDDLSDRLSELLASTDMDSDQAAIIRSLLM; this is encoded by the exons ATGTCAAGCAGAAGATCCTCTCGTTCTCGGCAGTCGGGTACGTCCAGGAATATCAGCGATGAACAGATCACTGATCTCGTATCCAAGTTACAGCAGCTTCTTCCTGAGATTCGCAATAGGCGCTCCGACAAG GTCTCAGCGTCCAAGGTCCTCCAGGAGACTTGCAACTATATCAGAAACTTGCACAGAGAGGTGGATGACCTAAGTGACCGGTTATCGGAGCTTTTGGCTTCAACGGACATGGACAGCGACCAAGCAGCCATTATTAGGAGCTTACTTATGTGA
- the LOC18792140 gene encoding sucrose transport protein SUC3 isoform X1 → MAGKTDSGSIRVPYRNLREAEVEMMGTDEAHHRIDLNSSSSSSPRVLNGTGDLSPPPSQPGHKHNTLTTLILSCTVAAGVQFGWALQLSLLTPYIQTLGIGHAFSSFIWLCGPITGLVVQPCVGIWSDKCSLKFGRRRPFILAGSLMISVSVVLIGFSADIGYLLGDTKEHCSTFKGTRTRAAFVFIIGFWLLDLANNTVQGPARALLADLAGPEQRNTANAVFCSWMAVGNILGFSAGASGSWHRWFPFLLSRACCEACGNLKAAFLIAVLFLTLCTLVTIYFADEVPLTTHKTNRLSDAAPLLEDPQQNGLDLSKLKPDKQVIDNANQSRTVNDYERDIHLKEAISKVEEDKNGGFNDGPGAVLVNLLTSLRHLPPAMHSVLIVMALTWLSWFPFFLFDTDWMGREVYHGDPKGNLSEVHAYDQGVREGAFGLLLNSVVLGISSFLIEPMCKRMGSRLVWALSNFIVFACMAGTAIISWISVGGYSKGIEHVIGGNENIRIASLVVFALLGFPLAITYSVPFSVTAELTADAGGGQGLAIGVLNLAIVVPQMIVSLGAGPWDALFGGGNIPAFVLASFAALAGGVFAVRRLPNLSSNSFKSTGFHFG, encoded by the exons ATGGCGGGGAAGACGGACTCGGGTTCCATCCGGGTGCCGTACAGAAACCTGAGGGAGGCGGAGGTGGAAATGATGGGAACGGACGAGGCTCATCATCGGATCGACCTCAATTCCTCTTCGTCTTCGTCCCCTAGGGTTTTGAATGGCACCGGCGACCTCTCGCCGCCGCCGAGTCAACCCGGACACAAACACAATACTCTTACGACTCTCATTCTCAGCTGTACGGTCGCCGCCGGTGTACAGTTCGGTTGGGCTTTGCAGCTTTCGCTTTTAACTCCGTATATACAG ACACTTGGAATAGGGCAtgcattttcttcatttatttgGCTTTGTGGCCCTATAACAGGCCTTGTG gtTCAACCTTGTGTTGGTATTTGGAGTGACAAATGCTCTTTAAAATTTGGAAGAAGGCGCCCCTTCATTCTTGCAGGATCTCTCATGATTTCAGTTTCT GTGGTGTTAATCGGGTTTTCTGCAGACATTGGATACTTATTAGGAGATACAAAGGAGCATTGCAG CACATTCAAAGGTACCCGGACAAGGGCAGcttttgtatttattattgGGTTTTGGTTGCTGGATCTTGCCAACAATACGGTGCAG GGACCAGCTCGTGCTCTTCTGGCTGATCTAGCAG GCCCTGAACAACGTAACACTGCAAATGCTGTGTTTTGCTCATGGATGGCCGTTGGTAACATCCTAGGATTTTCTGCCGGTGCAAGTGGAAGTTGGCACAG ATGGTTTCCTTTCTTGTTGAGTAGAGCTTGCTGTGAAGCTTGTGGAAATCTTAAAGCAGCATTTCTTATTGCAGTG CTCTTTCTCACTTTGTGTACGCTTGTTACCATATATTTTGCTGATGAGGTTCCACTCACTACGCATAAGACCAACCGTTTATCGGATGCTGCTCCTTTATTGGAGGATCCCCAACAAAATGGCCTTGATCTTTCAAAATTAAAGCCTGATAAGCAAGTTATAGATAATGCAAATCAAAGCAGAACTGTGAATGACTATGAAAGGGATATACATCTAAAGGAGGCCATCTCAAAAGTTGAAGAAGATAAGAATGGTGGTTTTAATGACGGACCTGGGGCCGTTTTAGTCAATCTATTGACCAGTTTAAGGCATTTACCACCAGCAATGCATTCAGTACTCATTGTTATGGCTCTTACCTGG TTATCCTGGTttccattctttctttttgataCGGATTGGATGGGAAGGGAAGTATATCATGGGGATCCGAAAGGGAACTTGTCCGAAGTACATGCTTATGATCAGGGTGTCAGAGAAGGTGCATTCGGTTTATTATTGAATTCC GTTGTTCTTGGCATCAGTTCTTTCCTAATTGAGCCAATGTGCAAGCGGATGGGTTCAAGACTAGTGTGGGCATTGAGCAATTTTATTGTGTTTGCCTGCATGGCAGGCACTGCTATCATAAGTTGGATATCTGTTGGAGGATATTCTAAAGGGATTGAACACGTAATTGGGGGGAATGAAAATATCAGGATTGCTTCCCTGGTTGTTTTTGCTCTTCTTGGCTTCCCTCTTGCT ATTACCTACAGCGTTCCCTTTTCGGTTACAGCTGAGTTGACTGCGGACGCAGGTGGTGGCCAAG GACTGGCTATTGGAGTGCTTAATCTCGCAATTGTTGTTCCACAG ATGATTGTGTCTCTTGGTGCGGGGCCATGGGATGCTTTATTTGGGGGAGGAAATATACCTGCCTTTGTCTTGGCTTCCTTTGCTGCCCTCGCTGGTGGCGTTTTCGCAGTTCGCAGGCTACCAAACCTTTCGAGCAATTCTTTCAAGTCAACTGGTTTTCACTTTGGCTAA
- the LOC18788554 gene encoding binding partner of ACD11 1 — protein MSSGGYAVEVTGLSPKATEKDVHDFFAFSGSIDHVEIVRSGECACTAYVTFKDSYSQETACLLSGATIIDQAVCITRWGHYQDEFDFWNRPRHEEETDSSPPQGSQNVPSAGEVVTMAQEVVKTMLSKGFVLGKDALAKAKSMDDSHQVSASAAARVTELSQRFGLADKICAGVGAVKSVDERYHVSEITKLAMSETGRKAAEAATAVANSSYFSTGALWVSDALSRAAKVAADLGTQNVRQ, from the exons ATGAGTTCTGGTGGGTATGCCGTAGAAGTCACGGGCTTGTCTCCCAAAGCAACAGAGAAAGATGTCCATGACTTCTTCGCTTTCTCTGGTTCCATCGACCATGTCGAAATCGTCAG ATCCGGTGAATGTGCATGTACTGCCTATGTGACCTTCAAAGATTCGTATTCTCAGGAGACTGCTTGCTTGCTCAGT GGTGCCACAATTATTGATCAAGCTGTTTGCATAACCCGCTGGGGGCACTATCaagatgaatttgatttttggaaCAGGCCCAGGCATGAAGAGGAAACTGATTCATCC CCTCCACAAGGAAGCCAGAATGTTCCTAGTGCTGGAGAAGTAGTGACTATGGCTCAGGAAGTAGTCAAGACCATGTTGTCCAAGGGATTTGTGCTGGGAAAGGATGCATTGGCCAAGGCGAAATCAATGGACGATTCTCACCAAGTTTCGGCGAGTGCAGCAGCTAGGGTGACTGAACTGAGTCAGAGATTTGGCCTCGCTGATAAGATTTGTGCAGGGGTTGGAGCTGTTAAATCCGTGGATGAGAGGTATCATGTATCAGAGATCACCAAATTGGCCATGTCGGAGACGGGAAGAAAAGCAGCAGAAGCTGCAACTGCAGTGGCGAATAGCAGCTACTTTTCTACGGGAGCTCTTTGGGTGTCAGATGCTCTAAGCCGAGCAGCTAAAGTTGCTGCTGATTTGGGCACTCAGAATGTTAGGCAGTGA